The Anaeromusa acidaminophila DSM 3853 genome includes a region encoding these proteins:
- a CDS encoding motility associated factor glycosyltransferase family protein translates to MKAKSTWEINQAWLKENLPGIALKLDNPSEELQVFTKETELGWNVQVCQGKSFSFMLHSLYDREREYQTMNQELQTEYRTIIVYGCVSMDYLHLLVKKYPNIKHLIFVEPHVSLFRAFLQRWSLVEAFSVFPKVSLIVGEKEENLNYYINKALATGAVEEKAIATVGAVNYQWHFSKYAAALRGAILEALRFSRVNRATLNVFRNLWLLNTWHNLQYGDATMEDFSDCFHGKPAIIVAAGPSLDKNIHLLEEASKKALIIAVGSAMSILEAKGIKPHFRMAVDPDFENEDLFNLIDKTEIPLLFSEHLYYKILPTYEAPKVQLNLSGNSVIVDYLYKLAGVDKKNISSGFSVANVAAGLLAFWRCDPIVFVGQDLAYTEERLHAKGAWDSDVEEKYIHKHLLRKDIHGNDVYVSAPFEGMREIFEATIKGNPQLRFINATEGGVAIKGAPNRNLTELLGEWAEMPNDCRTIIKTRILELCCKKSSDMKKELLRKAAVLFKEKMESYLQEVEKSKRLAQRLLKKKHEPSEKESKHILRRIRVLQSNEMAAIVDPVFEESFGMRRAGYLKGNEELKSVIPSVNVFFLELCEKEEYVKRFLQVIGWYINGEEFKVVVQDGTRA, encoded by the coding sequence ATGAAAGCGAAAAGCACATGGGAAATCAATCAGGCTTGGTTAAAGGAAAATTTACCAGGAATTGCACTAAAGTTAGATAACCCATCAGAAGAGCTTCAAGTATTTACGAAAGAAACAGAATTAGGTTGGAACGTTCAGGTTTGTCAAGGAAAATCTTTCTCATTCATGTTGCATAGTTTGTATGATCGAGAACGAGAATATCAAACTATGAACCAGGAGTTACAGACGGAATACAGAACGATTATAGTATATGGTTGCGTATCGATGGATTACTTGCACCTTTTAGTAAAAAAGTATCCAAACATTAAACATTTGATTTTCGTGGAGCCGCATGTAAGCTTATTTCGAGCTTTCTTGCAGCGGTGGTCATTAGTAGAGGCATTTAGTGTTTTCCCCAAAGTATCCCTAATTGTAGGAGAAAAGGAAGAGAACCTTAACTACTATATAAATAAAGCTTTGGCGACAGGAGCAGTGGAAGAAAAAGCGATTGCTACTGTTGGCGCGGTGAATTATCAATGGCATTTCTCGAAGTATGCTGCGGCGCTTCGGGGAGCAATTTTAGAAGCATTGCGTTTTTCGCGTGTTAATAGGGCTACATTGAACGTGTTTCGAAATCTTTGGTTATTAAATACGTGGCATAATTTACAATATGGTGATGCTACTATGGAGGATTTTTCCGACTGCTTTCATGGAAAACCAGCAATTATTGTTGCTGCAGGCCCTTCGTTAGATAAGAATATTCATTTATTAGAGGAAGCAAGTAAGAAAGCACTAATTATAGCTGTGGGTAGTGCTATGTCAATTCTAGAGGCCAAAGGAATTAAACCGCATTTTCGGATGGCTGTTGATCCGGATTTTGAAAATGAAGACTTGTTCAACTTGATAGATAAAACGGAAATTCCATTGCTTTTTTCAGAGCATCTATACTATAAAATTCTTCCGACGTATGAAGCACCTAAGGTACAGTTGAATTTATCAGGAAATTCAGTGATCGTAGATTATCTATACAAGCTTGCGGGCGTTGATAAGAAAAACATTTCTTCCGGCTTTTCAGTTGCTAATGTAGCTGCGGGACTATTGGCATTTTGGCGTTGTGATCCTATCGTTTTTGTGGGGCAGGACTTGGCCTATACAGAGGAGCGTCTTCATGCAAAGGGGGCGTGGGATAGTGATGTGGAAGAAAAGTATATACATAAGCATTTGCTTCGTAAAGACATTCATGGAAATGATGTATATGTAAGTGCTCCATTTGAAGGAATGAGGGAAATATTTGAGGCTACTATTAAAGGAAACCCTCAACTGCGTTTTATTAATGCAACCGAAGGAGGAGTGGCAATAAAAGGAGCGCCAAATCGAAACTTGACGGAATTATTAGGTGAATGGGCAGAAATGCCAAATGACTGTAGAACTATCATCAAAACACGAATATTAGAATTGTGTTGCAAAAAAAGTAGTGACATGAAAAAGGAATTGTTGAGAAAAGCAGCGGTTCTTTTTAAAGAGAAAATGGAATCATATTTACAAGAGGTTGAGAAAAGCAAGCGTTTGGCGCAAAGGCTTTTAAAGAAGAAGCATGAACCCTCAGAAAAAGAAAGTAAACATATTTTACGAAGAATCCGTGTGCTTCAGAGTAATGAAATGGCCGCAATTGTAGATCCTGTTTTTGAAGAAAGTTTTGGTATGCGCAGGGCTGGATATTTAAAGGGAAATGAAGAACTGAAAAGTGTGATACCGTCGGTTAATGTATTTTTCTTGGAACTTTGCGAAAAAGAAGAGTATGTAAAACGCTTTTTACAGGTAATAGGTTGGTATATTAACGGTGAGGAATTTAAAGTGGTGGTTCAGGACGGAACAAGGGCCTAG